A single Flavobacterium sp. 1 DNA region contains:
- a CDS encoding Crp/Fnr family transcriptional regulator gives MYDELKYWYLRDHKLFWTLSMSQIKQLCIITGFKKAKKGDVIYFSSSDVPRVFLLKKGNIKIVAVDEDGNETIKDIIQKGDLFGELTLENDVNSNEYAKALTDEIIICSFLLSDFENLLLQNPSLALSYTKFVGLKMKRIKNSYANLISKDAKTRLYQFLKDWAEREGKLTENRVVLENYLTQNDIAQIICTSRQTTTQLLNEMEANGLLYYNRKEIIIEDITKL, from the coding sequence ATGTACGACGAATTGAAATATTGGTACCTTCGGGATCACAAATTATTTTGGACATTGAGTATGTCACAAATCAAGCAGTTGTGTATTATCACGGGTTTTAAAAAAGCCAAAAAAGGAGATGTTATCTATTTCTCTTCTTCAGATGTGCCTCGGGTTTTTCTACTAAAAAAAGGAAATATTAAAATTGTTGCTGTCGATGAAGACGGAAATGAAACCATCAAAGACATTATCCAAAAAGGCGATTTGTTTGGTGAATTGACATTAGAGAATGATGTTAATTCCAATGAATACGCAAAAGCATTGACGGATGAAATCATTATCTGCAGTTTTTTATTATCCGATTTTGAAAATTTATTGCTTCAAAATCCTAGTTTGGCTTTGTCTTATACCAAGTTTGTAGGGTTGAAAATGAAACGCATTAAAAATAGTTATGCTAATTTGATTTCGAAAGATGCTAAAACCCGGCTGTATCAATTCCTAAAAGATTGGGCCGAGAGAGAAGGGAAACTTACCGAAAATAGAGTTGTTCTTGAAAATTATCTAACTCAGAATGATATAGCTCAAATTATTTGTACTTCCAGACAAACTACTACGCAATTGCTAAATGAAATGGAGGCAAATGGATTATTGTATTATAATAGGAAAGAAATTATTATTGAGGACATTACTAAATTATAG